In Devosia sp. 1566, a single genomic region encodes these proteins:
- a CDS encoding TCR/Tet family MFS transporter, translated as MQTAIRSRLTLTCILVTILLDMIGVGIIVPVLPELLEELTGGGVAQAAVIGGYLVFAYAFMQFVFSPVLGNLSDRYGRRPVLLCSLLGLTFDYLMMSIAPFVWYLFIGRIIAGIAGAALATATAYMADITPPHKRTQRFGLIGAAFGLGFIIGPVIGGELGEIGPRVPFYAAAGLAFANFLFGLLVLPESLPKASRRKFDIRRANPFGAVAALRKYPAVLWLLAVLFFLQLTTQALPNVFPYYAVDMFNFTSSSIGRTLGAFGVGFAISQAVLAAPLSKRIGEPAVGIIGLLAAATAFAGIAFSADVYQLYLFIAVGTISGLAPPAINGVLSRQVPDNSQGELQGAVNAASSLATIIGPLAATQIFSYYTSAPESGHYFPGAPFVASGIAVLVALVLFGVAAWRFELSHRPSVANHPVVPEMAPPGQLRTPPLDEK; from the coding sequence ATGCAAACCGCGATCCGCTCCCGCCTGACCCTTACCTGCATCCTCGTTACCATCCTTCTGGATATGATCGGCGTCGGCATCATCGTGCCCGTGCTGCCCGAGCTGCTTGAGGAACTGACAGGCGGCGGTGTCGCGCAGGCGGCGGTCATCGGCGGCTATCTTGTGTTCGCTTATGCGTTCATGCAGTTCGTGTTTTCGCCCGTGCTCGGCAATCTGTCCGACCGCTACGGGCGCCGACCAGTCTTGCTGTGTTCCCTGCTCGGCCTCACCTTCGATTACCTGATGATGAGCATCGCGCCGTTCGTCTGGTATTTGTTTATCGGCCGGATCATTGCCGGTATCGCGGGAGCAGCGCTTGCCACCGCAACCGCCTATATGGCCGACATCACTCCGCCCCATAAACGGACCCAGCGCTTCGGCTTGATCGGCGCAGCCTTCGGCCTCGGCTTTATTATCGGCCCGGTGATTGGCGGCGAATTGGGTGAAATCGGGCCCCGCGTTCCTTTCTACGCTGCAGCCGGCCTGGCCTTTGCCAATTTCCTGTTCGGCCTGCTGGTCCTCCCCGAAAGCCTGCCCAAGGCTTCGCGCCGCAAGTTCGACATTCGCCGCGCCAACCCATTCGGCGCGGTTGCTGCTCTGCGCAAATACCCCGCCGTGCTGTGGCTGCTGGCCGTTCTCTTCTTCCTGCAGCTGACCACCCAGGCGCTGCCCAATGTGTTCCCCTATTACGCTGTGGATATGTTCAACTTCACATCGTCTTCTATCGGCCGCACGCTGGGCGCATTCGGGGTCGGTTTCGCTATCAGCCAGGCTGTCCTGGCAGCGCCTTTGTCGAAACGCATCGGTGAACCTGCGGTCGGTATTATCGGGCTATTGGCAGCAGCAACGGCCTTTGCCGGCATCGCTTTTTCAGCGGATGTCTACCAGCTCTATCTGTTCATCGCCGTCGGAACGATCAGCGGGCTCGCCCCACCTGCCATCAACGGCGTGCTGTCGCGGCAGGTCCCAGACAATTCCCAGGGTGAACTACAAGGTGCGGTCAATGCCGCCAGCTCCCTCGCCACGATTATCGGTCCTCTGGCCGCCACGCAGATCTTTTCCTACTACACCAGCGCACCGGAATCCGGACACTACTTCCCCGGCGCTCCGTTCGTCGCCAGCGGCATCGCCGTGCTCGTAGCCTTGGTGCTTTTTGGCGTTGCCGCGTGGCGTTTCGAACTCAGCCATCGCCCGAGCGTGGCTAACCACCCCGTTGTTCCCGAAATGGCGCCGCCCGGCCAGCTGCGCACCCCGCCTCTGGACGAGAAATAA
- a CDS encoding SulP family inorganic anion transporter: protein MTFTQTLRRDWLSNIRGDVLAGIVVALALIPEAIGFSIIAGVDPKVGLYASVVIAIVISFAGGRPAMISAATAATAVLMGTLVREHGLDYLLAATLLAGMLQILAGYARVGYLMKFVSRSVMTGFVNALAILIFMAQLPELMGVSWQTYAMIAAGLAIIYLFPRVTKAIPSPLVCILVLTAVSLALGVDVRTVANLGELPSALPSLLLPNVPLTLETLWIILPYSAGVAAVGLLESLLTASIVDGMTDTTSDKNRESVGQGLANIASGLFGGMAGCAMIGQSVINVRSGGRGRLSTFVAGAFLLFLLLVLGDVVGLIPMPALVAIMIMVSVGTFSWASLNNLRSHPRRSSIVMLATVITVLWTHNLAFGVGVGVLLSGIFFAWKVAQFFRVSSTLSPDGQERRYLVEGQLFFASADDFLAAFDFKEKLARARIDVSRAHIWDLTGVGAIDMAVLKLRRNGAEVELVGMNEASATIMDKFAEHDQPGAMERMLGH from the coding sequence ATGACTTTTACCCAAACTCTGCGCCGTGACTGGCTTTCCAACATCCGTGGCGATGTGCTTGCGGGCATTGTTGTCGCTCTTGCCCTTATTCCCGAGGCGATCGGCTTTTCGATCATCGCGGGGGTAGACCCCAAGGTTGGGCTTTATGCCTCCGTGGTGATCGCCATCGTCATCTCCTTTGCCGGGGGGCGACCCGCCATGATCTCCGCCGCCACGGCCGCAACAGCCGTGCTCATGGGAACGCTGGTACGCGAGCACGGGCTGGACTATCTGCTGGCGGCCACGCTGCTGGCCGGCATGCTCCAGATCCTCGCGGGCTACGCCCGGGTCGGGTATCTGATGAAGTTCGTGTCGCGCTCGGTGATGACGGGCTTCGTCAATGCGCTGGCAATCCTGATCTTCATGGCACAGCTACCCGAGCTGATGGGGGTGTCGTGGCAGACCTATGCGATGATTGCGGCGGGGCTGGCGATCATTTACCTGTTTCCGCGGGTGACCAAAGCCATTCCATCGCCGCTAGTGTGCATCCTCGTGCTGACGGCGGTGTCGCTGGCGCTGGGAGTTGATGTACGCACCGTCGCCAATCTTGGCGAGTTGCCGTCCGCACTGCCCAGCCTGTTGCTGCCCAATGTGCCGCTGACGCTCGAGACCTTGTGGATCATCCTGCCGTACTCGGCCGGGGTAGCTGCTGTGGGGCTGCTGGAAAGCCTGCTGACCGCCTCCATCGTTGATGGGATGACCGACACCACCAGCGACAAGAACCGCGAGTCGGTGGGGCAGGGCCTCGCCAATATTGCTTCGGGCCTATTTGGCGGCATGGCGGGTTGCGCGATGATCGGGCAGTCAGTGATCAATGTCCGCTCGGGTGGACGCGGGCGGCTGTCGACCTTCGTGGCCGGTGCGTTCCTGCTGTTCTTGCTGCTGGTGCTGGGCGATGTGGTGGGGCTCATCCCCATGCCGGCGCTCGTGGCCATCATGATCATGGTTTCGGTCGGCACGTTCAGCTGGGCCTCGCTCAACAATCTGCGCTCCCATCCGCGGCGGTCGAGCATCGTGATGCTGGCGACGGTGATAACGGTGCTCTGGACTCACAACCTAGCCTTCGGGGTGGGGGTGGGCGTGCTGCTGTCGGGGATCTTTTTCGCCTGGAAGGTCGCGCAATTTTTCCGGGTGAGCTCGACCCTGTCGCCTGACGGGCAGGAACGCCGCTATCTCGTTGAGGGGCAGCTCTTCTTTGCGTCAGCTGACGATTTCCTCGCCGCGTTCGACTTCAAGGAGAAGCTCGCGCGGGCGCGAATCGATGTCAGCCGCGCTCATATCTGGGACCTGACCGGAGTTGGGGCGATCGACATGGCGGTGCTGAAGCTGCGCCGGAATGGAGCAGAAGTCGAACTGGTCGGCATGAATGAGGCGAGCGCCACGATCATGGACAAGTTCGCCGAGCATGACCAGCCCGGTGCGATGGAACGCATGCTGGGCCATTGA
- a CDS encoding GNAT family N-acetyltransferase, with translation MRIRPAVEGDRSAVLAIVAPVLRAGETYAMPRDLDDEQVLAYWFSPAHHVFVAEDNNALLGTYYLKPNQLGPGAHVANCGYMTAAAAQGRGVARAMGTHSIEQAGARGFRAIQFNHVVSTNQRAVALWQSLGFAIVGTLPKAFNHPVHGFVDSYVMFRTL, from the coding sequence ATGCGGATTCGCCCGGCCGTTGAGGGTGACCGTTCGGCGGTCCTCGCCATCGTTGCGCCGGTCCTCCGGGCCGGCGAAACCTACGCCATGCCTCGTGACCTCGATGACGAGCAGGTGCTGGCATATTGGTTCAGCCCCGCCCATCATGTCTTCGTGGCTGAGGACAACAATGCCCTGCTGGGCACCTATTACCTTAAACCCAACCAGCTCGGCCCCGGCGCCCATGTCGCCAACTGCGGTTACATGACCGCCGCTGCCGCCCAGGGGCGCGGCGTTGCGAGGGCAATGGGCACGCACTCGATTGAGCAGGCGGGCGCCCGCGGCTTCCGGGCCATCCAGTTCAATCATGTGGTCTCCACCAACCAGCGCGCTGTGGCCCTCTGGCAGTCACTCGGCTTCGCCATAGTCGGCACACTGCCGAAAGCGTTCAACCATCCCGTCCACGGCTTTGTGGACAGCTACGTAATGTTCAGGACGCTCTAG
- a CDS encoding SDR family oxidoreductase, whose product MPSSSLFSLAGKRALVTGSSRGLGLAMATALAQAGAAVILNARDATALGQAAADLAATGATVNAVAFDVTSIESVQEAVAYCEAELGPIDILINNAGIQIRGPLDDFPLDGFEAMLATHVTATFAVSKTVAKHMIARRQGKIINICSILTNVARPNVAPYGAAKAAIANLTRGMAADWARHGLNINAIAPGYFMTELNEALIADPQFNRWVETRTPMGRWGEVAELGPPAVFLASDAASFINGHILYVDGAFSATV is encoded by the coding sequence GTGCCATCTTCGTCTCTGTTCAGCCTTGCGGGAAAGCGGGCTCTTGTCACTGGCTCAAGTCGCGGCCTTGGGCTCGCCATGGCCACCGCCCTGGCCCAGGCTGGCGCCGCCGTGATCCTCAACGCCCGCGACGCGACGGCGCTCGGCCAGGCTGCCGCTGACCTGGCGGCGACCGGCGCCACCGTCAACGCCGTGGCCTTCGATGTCACTAGCATCGAGAGCGTCCAGGAGGCCGTGGCCTACTGCGAAGCCGAGCTCGGCCCCATCGACATCCTCATCAACAATGCCGGCATCCAGATTCGCGGCCCGCTGGATGATTTCCCGCTCGACGGGTTCGAAGCCATGCTGGCCACCCATGTCACCGCGACCTTTGCAGTCAGCAAGACGGTGGCCAAGCATATGATTGCGCGCCGCCAGGGCAAGATCATCAATATCTGCTCGATCCTGACCAATGTCGCCCGGCCCAATGTTGCCCCTTATGGCGCCGCCAAGGCGGCCATTGCCAATTTGACTCGCGGCATGGCGGCAGACTGGGCTCGCCATGGTCTCAATATCAACGCCATTGCCCCGGGCTACTTCATGACCGAACTCAACGAGGCGCTGATAGCCGATCCTCAGTTCAATCGCTGGGTCGAAACCCGCACCCCCATGGGCCGTTGGGGCGAAGTTGCCGAACTTGGACCGCCCGCGGTATTTCTCGCTTCCGACGCAGCCAGCTTCATCAATGGACACATTCTCTATGTCGACGGCGCCTTCTCAGCCACGGTCTAA
- the gndA gene encoding NADP-dependent phosphogluconate dehydrogenase, with protein MSTADIGLIGLAVMGSNLALNIAEKGYTVAVHNRTASRIDNFVAMATEQGLVGNVIAKADIAEFIASIKRPRSIIIMVKAGAPVDEMIEHLLPYLEEGDAIIECGNSLFTDTQRRFDYLKPKNIGYLGVGVSGGEEGARHGPSIMVGGSEQQWHNAEAVLTAIAAQFNGESCCAYLGEGGAGHFVKTIHNGIEYGDMQMIAEVYGVMRDGLGMSPGECADVFKEWNKGPLNSYLIEITGHVLAAIDEQTGQPLVELILDKAGQKGTGVWSAIAAQQMGVPATAIEGAVAARSISARKDERVAAEAIYGKPNRTKTEVTLAELEQALLAGKIVSYAQGFAVIAKASEENGWALPLATIAKIWRAGCIIRSRFLDQMSAAYAKGGNTNLLVVPDFVELMKEAHPSLRKVVAAGAVGEFPLVCLSAALSYFDSYRQAQGTANLIQGQRDFFGAHGFEIEGRGSNLHAKWPSTLEIAALKPVIGG; from the coding sequence ATGTCGACAGCGGATATCGGCCTTATCGGGCTGGCAGTGATGGGCTCGAACCTGGCGCTCAACATCGCCGAAAAAGGCTATACCGTTGCCGTTCACAATCGCACTGCGTCTCGAATCGATAACTTTGTTGCCATGGCAACTGAGCAGGGTCTGGTCGGCAATGTGATCGCCAAGGCCGATATTGCCGAGTTCATCGCCTCCATCAAGCGGCCGCGCTCGATCATCATCATGGTCAAGGCCGGTGCGCCGGTGGACGAGATGATCGAACACCTGCTGCCTTATCTCGAAGAGGGCGATGCGATCATCGAATGCGGCAATTCGCTGTTCACCGATACCCAACGGCGATTCGATTATCTCAAGCCCAAGAATATCGGCTATCTCGGCGTTGGCGTTTCGGGCGGTGAAGAGGGCGCGCGCCATGGTCCTTCGATCATGGTGGGTGGTTCCGAGCAGCAGTGGCATAATGCCGAGGCGGTGCTGACGGCGATCGCTGCCCAGTTCAACGGCGAAAGCTGCTGCGCCTATCTGGGTGAAGGCGGCGCGGGCCACTTCGTCAAGACCATCCACAACGGCATCGAATATGGCGACATGCAGATGATCGCCGAAGTCTATGGCGTGATGCGCGATGGGCTAGGCATGAGCCCCGGTGAATGCGCCGATGTGTTCAAGGAGTGGAACAAGGGTCCGCTCAATTCCTACCTGATCGAGATCACCGGGCATGTGCTGGCCGCCATTGACGAGCAGACCGGGCAGCCGCTGGTCGAGTTGATTCTCGACAAGGCGGGGCAGAAGGGCACCGGTGTTTGGTCGGCCATTGCCGCCCAGCAGATGGGCGTGCCGGCAACCGCCATCGAGGGCGCCGTGGCAGCCCGCTCGATTTCGGCGCGCAAAGATGAGCGCGTCGCGGCCGAAGCGATCTACGGCAAGCCGAACCGCACCAAGACCGAGGTGACGCTGGCCGAGCTGGAGCAGGCGCTGCTGGCAGGCAAGATCGTCTCCTATGCGCAGGGCTTTGCGGTGATCGCCAAGGCTTCCGAGGAAAATGGCTGGGCGCTGCCGCTGGCGACTATCGCCAAGATCTGGCGCGCCGGCTGCATCATTCGTTCTCGCTTCCTCGACCAGATGTCGGCGGCCTATGCCAAAGGGGGCAACACCAATCTGCTGGTGGTGCCAGACTTTGTCGAGTTGATGAAGGAAGCCCATCCGTCGCTGCGCAAGGTGGTGGCGGCGGGCGCTGTGGGAGAATTCCCGCTGGTCTGCCTTTCGGCGGCGCTGAGCTATTTCGACAGCTATCGCCAGGCTCAGGGCACGGCCAATTTGATTCAGGGGCAGCGCGATTTCTTTGGTGCGCATGGGTTCGAGATCGAGGGACGTGGCTCGAACCTGCATGCCAAGTGGCCGTCAACCCTCGAGATCGCAGCGCTCAAGCCGGTGATCGGCGGCTGA
- a CDS encoding gluconokinase, with the protein MSTAPSQPRSNARIIIVMGVSSSGKSTTGQSIARRLHTPFLDGDGYHPPANVEKMRAGIPLVDEDRWPWLQRLAQALHEAADKKGAAVGACSSLKRAYRDYLLEQAGEPILFVYLQGDRQVIGERMARRQHEYMPATLLDSQFATLEEPDPATENVLVVPVTDSVEKITTTVTKTLEHLKTFKRWQ; encoded by the coding sequence ATGTCGACGGCGCCTTCTCAGCCACGGTCTAACGCCCGCATCATCATCGTTATGGGGGTCAGTTCCTCGGGCAAGTCCACCACGGGCCAGTCCATCGCCCGGCGCCTCCATACGCCATTCCTCGATGGCGACGGCTATCATCCGCCCGCCAATGTGGAAAAAATGCGCGCCGGCATTCCGCTTGTCGATGAGGATCGCTGGCCCTGGCTTCAGCGGCTCGCTCAAGCCCTGCACGAGGCCGCGGACAAGAAGGGTGCAGCAGTCGGCGCCTGCTCCTCGCTCAAGCGGGCCTATCGCGACTACCTGCTCGAGCAGGCGGGCGAGCCGATCCTGTTCGTCTACCTCCAGGGCGACCGACAGGTGATCGGCGAACGCATGGCGCGGCGCCAGCACGAATACATGCCGGCCACCCTGCTCGACAGCCAGTTCGCCACCCTGGAAGAGCCCGATCCCGCCACCGAGAACGTGCTCGTCGTGCCTGTTACCGACAGTGTGGAAAAGATCACCACCACGGTGACCAAGACGCTCGAACACCTCAAGACCTTCAAGCGCTGGCAATAA